The window ccAGACAAATACAACATTGTGAGAAACATTTCTGTATGTGTCAAGGatgaatgtgaatgtgtctCAATAAGTTCAGATTctacaacacatttaaaaaaatgtttttaaaaaaaaaaggatttttgaGAATACAACTGTTCTTACTTTGTCCATGTCAACGGAAAGCTCTGAAAACCACTGCCGGGCATCTTTCTGCTGGACCACACAGGCGACATGCAGACAGGCTGTGGGAGGAAGAGAGCTCATCAGGTTACATCTAATGAATCTTATTTCAAGTCAGTTAACTGCATTAAATAGCTGCGATGAGAAATGCATGGGGACAAATTTTTACCCAAGGCAATCATGAAGGGAGGGTAGAGCAGACACAGATCCGTCCTGTAGGTGTCATTCACTATTCGCCTGGTTCAGATATAGATAACACCACTTAGTAAGCCGACCAACAACAGCTAAATCTAGTATTCAaggatgtcaaaaaaaagacagtatcGTACCAGGCCAGGGGCAGCAGCATGTCTTCCTGTCCCATATCCTGTACATACTGTAACAGTGGTCTGTATGGGTGGTACACTATCAGGCAGCAGtcctgaaaaaaagataaacaataAGTTATCCAATCGCGCAAAGGGCAGGTACAGTGGCAATGACACAAAGCTCTCTCTCCACTCACCATCAACTCCAGAAGGTAGAACTCACATTCTAATATCTGTAAAAGACACACATTTAAATTGTATTCAACATATCAGACcagttaaaggcagggtcggtgatcttgagaaactagcaagagtaccgTACCCCCACAATTATCAACAGAAACAtgaacatatcataatgaacttgAATGGctaacatggctattgttagtacacgctgcttgtggaagactccggtgacgcgcaatgagtgcgCGGGCAGAGTGCGCGCAGGCAAATAGGTAGGTAGTCTgctcaatcatttcattcgggccGAATATCCAGCAAAATCTATATTTtgcttttaattactttatacaTTGCCAGATAAAAGGAAAAACGATAACACAAACTTTTTTATTACCCTCAACAATACTACAactgttacatttatattaccCCCATTTGTCCCCATGCCATCATCACTAAAACGATGTCTGCAGGTTGGATATGAAAATTAATGTGTAGGAGTTGCAGCAGCCCGCTAACTCATTCTCCGCTGTGTGAACCACACCCTCCTTTTATCGCTCCGTGGTGGCTCACTATAAATAATAGTTTACACAGCTTTCAGACAGGCAGCGTGTCAGAACAGCCCCGGTGACGTCCTGGCAACTGGGTGGAGATGctggataaataaaatactgacGGTGGACACCACTTAACACCGCAGAGAGAAATGCTGCGCGGAGCGAATGCGTGCTCACGGGTCGCCGTGGTCGAAGCCATGTCCCACAGCAACAAGATTTTTACCGGAGGTTTGCGAACATTAGTTGTGGAATCTCACGTGGTGATAGACACCGACGTGGCAACACTATGATACGCTGTAAAGGGCTCTTGGTATGCTGTAATGTAGCACGGCAGTGCATAAATAACTTTGCAGAGGAAGCAGGAAAACAATCAGGTGGTTGATTCATGGCTGCTGCTGATCCACTAGCATACGGTTATTTGAGAGGTTTAAACTGGTGAATTATATCGACCTTTGTTTTGCTCTGTATTAGGATGGGCGCACTACTCTTAAGGTTGAACTACAGTCCGTCTGTTTTCAGGATCAAGCCGAAACACATTGCTTTCAACTCTGCATTGCCCCCGCTCTTCTCAAGcccactagggctgcaactaacgattattctcattgttgattaatctgtcgattattttctcgattaatcgattagttgtttggtctataaaatggtgaaaaatgtcgatcagtgtttcccaaagcccacgatgacgtcttcaaatgtctcattctgtccacaactcaaagatattcagtttactgtcatagaggagtaaagaaaccagaaaatattcacatttaagaagctggaatcagagaattttccctttttttcatgaaaaaattctTAATtattcaaaccgattaatcgattatcaaaatagttggcgattaatttaatagttgacaactaatcgatcaatcattgcagctctaaagcCCTCCTTTCAAGTCTGACCCTTGCTCAAACTTTGTCAGTGTCATGTGCAACcctttaacacaaacacacatttgaacACTCTAATTAGTCatttgtctttgtcactgtGTTATTAGATTGACGACAGGGTTATAACTTTACTTTGCTTCATTACGTTGCTGCATTTACTGTTTAATGATTGTTGtttcaaataataattttgatGTTGCACTTAGAGTATGTCGCTCTGGATAACAGCATCTAAATGCCTAAAATGCACAGACAATTTACTTACATGGTTCATTCTGTAAGGGAACTCCTTTGGGAAGGCATAAGAAAAtcttgttttcactgttttatggaaaacaaaacatgattATACCATCTTCACTGCAGAAGAAACACAATTTGAGAGATTTGTACTATTTTCAATTTAGGAAATACATTACTTACACACAGATGTTGCTGCAGAGATCAGCCTGGTATTGGACACAACTCCAAATTCCTGAAAGGACATACATAATTGAGCTCAGAACAGATAAACAGAGCACAAATACTTTACCAGTGTAAACTTCTTGTATTACTGGTACCACAGAAACTTCCATACCTCAACTTTAGAAGCCAGGAAAACACAGGTAGGAGCCATGAGCACCGGATCTATACTTTTCAGGGAATACCTGCAAACAAGAGGAGATAAAGATGTATAATGTATGTAagagtagcaaaaaaaaatgcagtggaGAGTAGGTGATGATGAAGATCATACTACACTGCTCTGAGCAACAGTATGTATTATAAATTAAGGGATAAAGGAAAGGTTTTATCTCAGGCTATGTATTATTGACAGTATCAAATATAACATCATTGCCTCCCtagtttaaataaaaataatgtaatatattttgGACAATGATAATAATGTATCTATATGATATTCTAATCTAAACTAGAGGTGGGTGATATGGTTTCAGAGAAAACAATAGCATTAGTAATGTGGGTATGATGGCCAAGCAGACAGACATATTCACCTATACAGATAAAAGTGTCAGATACAGTAAGTGTGCCAGCTGTAATGGCAGAACAGCATTTAAGTTGTACAACCACATTACTACAACCAAAGTCCCAGTTGATTGTGTATTCTAATATCACTAGATGGATGGAAATCTAAATTCCAGTGCACACCAGGGGACTGGCATAGACCCAATTTTAttggaaaattacatttaaaaacaagaaagagCGAACTAGAGTACGCATTTCGCACGTGGCTTCATCAGATTCACTTCATCAGTATTGATACCTCTTCCTTACCTGGCATAGAAGCGTTTGAAGTAAACAGTTGCAGTAGCAATGACCTGCTGCCGCAGCTTCAAGTGTTCCCCCAAAGCCTGGATCACTGAAAGAGACAGAATTAAACATTCAATAACTTAAAAGTAAAATAGTCTGACTTCATTATCTAGTTAAAAATACTCGTTGGGTTGAGAATTACAGAATTTTTGAAAGGCAACTACAATCGTCATATCTATATATGACGATTGTAGTTGcctatcagtccagttctgaggtctctacactggctccctgtctctcagagaattgatttcaaaatactcctgctggtttacaaagcactaaatggtttagggccaaaatacatttctgaactTCTGcttatgttatgaaccatccagacctctcaggtcatctggatcaggtctgcttagtgtccccagagtcaaaactaaacatgcagaagcagcgttcagtttttatgcaccaactatttggaacaagctcccagaaaactgcaggaccaactccaactctgagttattttaaatcaaagcttaaaactttcttgtttgctgctgccttttattaaaccagataatgatcttatatactgcactagagcttttactcttgtgtattatattctattttagctttgaTCCTAGCTATTATttgtagcttgtttttattttctaatatttaatgtttttattactgttttaattatgtcttaatgttcttttgcactttgtcgcaatgttcttgaatgtttacgtaaagcactttgaattgccctgttgctcaaatgctatacaaataaagctgccttgcctttaaAGTACAAAATACAATCCAATATATTTCAGTTGGACTGTATATCGCATCAGGCTGAAGAAGGctttttgtccatcagtccatctagttgctaaataataattaatgtgctgctaaagacatgcaaatccagaggacagatggtaattttgtaatgggttatgtatgaataattgtgatgtgttttgttttttgtctgatgggtcttacttgtatgtccgtctatggtaacagtatgtctattgtgtgtgtacttttgtctcaaactgagctgcctatggatacaaaatgaatttcagtgcaagtAACATACATATGAtgctcatttttaacagtctcttctgcactttttcatagtcatgtatcacagctgttaacctgcactatattcagttttaacagttttcttcatctccttgtatttttatatctggtatacatatatatatttttttttactttttactactaacttttttaacatGGTTTGCACTATGgagctgtgatgctggaaacttgaatttccctcaagatcaataaagttactaactatctatctatctatctacatatgATGCTGTGTTATTTAGTGTATTCTAAGGAGTTAAATGAGTGCAGATCTCACACTATGAAATATAAATTGAACAAACACCATTGGCAAAGAAGATCTGCAGCTTCCAGTACTCCTCTTCTGAGAGAAACTTCAGATCCTTCTGTCGCTCCTTCATCAGGTCCTGCTTGTCCAGAACCCACTGCAGACtttcacaaaagaaaacatacattaaTTCAATAGAACTCCATAGTTACTATAGTTACCAACCATAGTTACCAACCAGGCTAGCGGGTAGCAACAACAGCATCACTATAAACCAGTTATCCTTCTACAGCTAGCAGCAGGCCTCTCAACACAACACGGTcctttactaaataaacacgtATTAActccatttttttattaaaacttaCTAATGAGAACTTTGCCAGAAGTTTCCCGCCATCTCGTAGTAGTTGAGGTAGAGAAAGACACTTTTTTATTAGTAAAACTTTACTACAAAGAAGCAGGTTAGCACAGTTAGCACAGGCAAAGTAGCTGTGCTAAACCTAGACACTGGAGTCACGTCAAAATCGTCCccggagaaggagagagaacaaAAAAGGAATGGTTCCGGAATTTTAGTTCCGCACTTAAAAAcgtcaaatgttttgttttcaattcaattcaattcaatttgctttattggcatgactgtcaggtgaacaatattgccaaagcgtcaattcaataataaattaaataaataaataaataaaaacaaaatcatatatatacatatgtacaattcattaagcaaattacaatatatagataattaaaaagaacatgcatgtaaatggaagaaaacaatgaagaagtaataaatgtttgttgtgtcgataaaacaaacaaacaaataaaaaacaattaataacaatatattgcaatatcaaaggataaatgtaataaaaaaaaaaaaacgatttttttttattcaacaagTTTATAGGCTTGcctatatatgtatgttttcttaTTAAATTGCGTAATACACGTTTGCATTATTTCAgttagaaaaaatatgaaaattatGGAGTGAATGGATGGAAGGGTTGTTGGGTGTGTGGGTTGACAAATTCATggtaatatgaaaaataaaaaaatatgattttatatatttactatgAGCAGAACTTCTAACGCATCATGATGAataaatgtacagtacagtatattccTATGCAGGTAAGTCAagagatgatgtcatcattATAAGATTCTGTCAGCCGCCTATAATAAGTTAATTGGCGCAACCTTGACACATGTTTGTAGGGACATTCACCTCTGGGTTGGGAAGGTTCAACATTCCTGTGTAGTGTTTTAGGGAAGGGCTGAGAGGAGGCCTATAAAGACCCCAACATTGACTAAAAGGGTGCAAGAGACCATCAGTTTCTCCAGTCCCCAGTTGAAGTTGCAGAAGTGACAGGAGCGTCAACATGAGCCGCAGTCCAGAGAGGATGTCCTCATACCGCCGGCACTTCGAGGGCGCCTGGGCCGCCCCTCCTGCCTACCAGCTCCGGGTGTCCAGTCCCTCTCCCAGCCGCAGGGACACTCGCCACCGGTCGGTCAGCTTCACCCGGAGCGGAGGCTCGATGGGGCGGAGGGCCATCTCCAACAAGGCTCGCATGACCAGGTGAGTCACCTGCAGGGTGGAAGAATACACAGACCTTTTACTGAAGTAGAAGTAGCAaaaccacagtgtagaaatacaagttacaagtaaaagtcatgcatgcaaaatgaaactttaacaagtaaaagtacaagtatgtgGGCCATAgggacactgaacaaacaatacatctgtgcaatattaatacactgaatgtgaaatacatttatgtgtgcaatatatccttgatgcaatatacacctcaagtgtaactttgtttacattttatttattacatccaccctacctattttactagtgcaattacctctgtttacattacatctatttttatattttatacttctagtgtaacacttctgttcatatttatttattacttctactttacctgttttatttgctttataactgtgtgtgtgttttacctgttatatgttttatctgcctcgtttagtcttgtcaagtatttgttttaaagcactgaccagaagtggcaactgtgaatctcgttgtatttaatacgatgacaatgAAGcgttctattctattctattgtaaAATATTCTTAAAGTACCCATAGTAAAAGTCTCAGTATGCAAAGtggtccatttcagaataatgcatattattataaattatatattattgaattGGAAGTATTGGTGCATTAATGTATATatagctggtaaaggtggggatTATTTCTTACTGTGAATTTCAccaagggatcaataaagtattttattatctttatccataataatacatcatcatttgttgattatatttcgTATATTAATAATTAGAATCTGCAAATAACTAaatgtatcaaataaatgtagtggagtaaaaacatacaatatttccctctgaaatgtagtggaatataGAGTGTGCAGCAAAATTAAATACTTAATTCTAAATCACTATAATCTTATGTTTTCATGCTCacaatgcagctttaatgagaGATTAAATCCCATAATTATTGCAGTGTTgcatgtaccaaggctgagtccttagcGCAGCAGCCCGGTGTTTGAAACCGACCCTCttgcccctctctctcctttttttttttaactatcactgtcactatcaaataaaggcaaaaagcccaaaaaaagaataatcttaaaaaaaaaaaagaataattattaCAGTATGCGTGCATAATAAGCAATAGGTGTAAATGtgtcaaaatgaaaagaaaaaaaaatccataaaatgAAAAGACAATGAGTAATCTAATGGGAACTCTTTCCCGTCTACAGCAGTGTGAGTATGGGAGCTCTGTGCTTTGGTATGTCCATGGGGCTCGGGCCCAAACTGGACctggatgcagcagcagcagagaaccAGGCCTTTATGATGACTCGCACCACTGAGAGGAAGGAGATGGTAGACCTCAACGACCGCCTGGCAGCGTATATTGAAAAGGCAAGAGGACCGGCCACACCCTGACACACATTTGCACGTTTCACTCACACAAATCATCATCTTTCAAATTCTTGACATCTGAACTTTGCAATCTGACCTCTTTATTAGCTTTTTCCACCCTGAACTCTTTGGGTCTTTAGCCCAtaactttttctttaattattcctttataaagcattataacaaaaaagcaaaacatgtataaaaccatatactgtaattactttgtttttgtactttcaaCTTGTAATCATCATGTCTACGTCTTGCATTTCTTCTTGTAGGTGCGAACCCTGGAGTCAAAAAACAAGCTGCTGGAGGTTGAGATTGAGGCCCTGAAGAGCCGCCATGTCAGACCATCAGGCCTCAGGCAGCTGTACGAGGTTCAGCTGAAGGAGCTCAACAGGGACGCAGAGAGAATGAGAGTCCAGCGGGTGAGGGAGGTCATATCTCATGGCAGGCAGCAACATATTTAGATCATGGTTTCTTGTGACTCCTTTTCATCCCATTTATCTGCTGCATTTTTTCCATTTAACAACTGCTTGATCATCTGTTCTGTGCAGGATATGTCTTTGGCAGCCAAGGAAGCGATGCTGGGCCAGTTGGACATGCTGAAGGCCAAATACGAGGAGGCCGTGGATGCCCGCAAAAAGACGGAGCATGACATTGAGAATCTCCGTCCGGTAAGAAACAGTGGAAAGTCTTTTTTTCACAACTagaagttaaagaggacctattatgcttattttcaggtgcatacttgtattttgggtttctactggaacatgttgacatgctttaatgttcaaaaaacactttatttttctcataccagctgtgctgcagcaactcttttcaccctctgtctgaaacactctgtttgagctcctgcgcCCCCTGAAAAGCCACgacctgctctgattggtcagctggcccactctgttgtgattgttcaaccaaaccaaactctttggactccgctccactctaactagctttgtttgaggacgtGTCAAAAAGCCGctaagcaggtattatgcaaatgtgttacttggtgacatcaccacgttacggaaggaAAAGCAGGACTtgaatcaaggcgtttcaggcagttcaggtgCAGTGTTTCtatgggggagagtaactccgtTTAGCCTGGACTTtggactttgcagaccttttacatgcacaaaaaaactaaaggaaagggaaaaagcataaaagcataataggtcctctttaataaaagGTTTGTGaacaaaacttttattttaccAAATCATTCA is drawn from Sebastes umbrosus isolate fSebUmb1 chromosome 18, fSebUmb1.pri, whole genome shotgun sequence and contains these coding sequences:
- the ccnc gene encoding cyclin-C, encoding MAGNFWQSSHYLQWVLDKQDLMKERQKDLKFLSEEEYWKLQIFFANVIQALGEHLKLRQQVIATATVYFKRFYARYSLKSIDPVLMAPTCVFLASKVEEFGVVSNTRLISAATSVLKTRFSYAFPKEFPYRMNHILECEFYLLELMDCCLIVYHPYRPLLQYVQDMGQEDMLLPLAWRIVNDTYRTDLCLLYPPFMIALACLHVACVVQQKDARQWFSELSVDMDKILEIIRVILKLYDQWKNFDDRKEIAAVLNKMPKPKPPPNSESDQSSNGNQSNSYSQS